From a single Loigolactobacillus coryniformis subsp. coryniformis KCTC 3167 = DSM 20001 genomic region:
- the ylqF gene encoding ribosome biogenesis GTPase YlqF, which produces MATIQWYPGHMAKAKKQVQEKLHLVDIVLEIVDARLPLASRNPILDQIIQQKPRLMILNKADLADPALNAAWINYFKQHDLPAISIDSQHNHNVQQIEKQAQVILADKIARQQARGIKNKPIRAICIGIPNVGKSTILNRLVKRNVAITGNHPGVTKKQQWLKAGKSLELLDTPGILWPKFEDPLVGKKLALTGAIKDSLYHADDVALYALAFFKQYFPERLQKRYRLTEADFELTDPDLLLKITADLGLKDDYERASERLILDCRKGKLGRYTLDQVTEAAAND; this is translated from the coding sequence ATGGCAACTATTCAATGGTATCCTGGTCACATGGCGAAAGCTAAAAAACAGGTCCAAGAAAAATTACATTTAGTTGATATTGTGTTAGAAATTGTTGATGCGCGTTTACCATTAGCTTCGCGCAATCCAATTCTTGATCAAATCATTCAGCAGAAACCGCGTTTGATGATTTTAAATAAGGCCGATTTGGCTGATCCAGCGTTAAATGCTGCGTGGATCAATTACTTTAAGCAACACGATCTACCGGCCATCAGTATCGATTCGCAACACAATCACAATGTCCAACAAATCGAAAAGCAAGCGCAGGTGATTTTAGCAGACAAAATTGCCCGGCAGCAAGCTAGAGGGATCAAGAATAAACCGATCCGCGCGATCTGTATTGGCATCCCTAACGTCGGCAAGTCCACAATCCTAAATCGCTTGGTTAAGCGTAATGTAGCGATTACTGGGAATCATCCTGGGGTAACTAAGAAGCAGCAATGGTTAAAGGCCGGCAAGAGTTTAGAGTTACTAGACACACCAGGGATCTTATGGCCTAAATTTGAGGATCCGTTGGTTGGCAAAAAATTGGCATTAACTGGCGCAATCAAGGATTCGCTGTATCACGCTGATGACGTTGCGCTGTATGCACTTGCGTTCTTCAAGCAATACTTTCCTGAACGGCTCCAGAAGCGTTACCGTTTAACCGAAGCTGACTTTGAACTAACTGACCCTGATCTATTATTGAAGATAACGGCTGATCTAGGTTTGAAAGACGATTACGAACGGGCTAGTGAGCGGCTAATTTTGGATTGCCGTAAGGGTAAGTTAGGTCGTTATACATTGGATCAAGTCACCGAGGCGGCTGCCAATGACTGA
- the ltrA gene encoding group II intron reverse transcriptase/maturase, producing the protein MRKSQKTEQADRQRMIGLEDQRQTGARSIASGEGEKMSGTQFQALVLARNNLNLAYQRVVRNKGAAGVDGMTVDELKPYLKVHREELLAELANGTYKPAPVKQVSIPKPNGGTRKLGIPTVIDRLVQQAVAQVLSPIYEQIFANNSFGFRPQRSAHDAVQQVVQLDNAGYHYVVDLDLKAYFDTVNHDMLMKFLKQRISDRWILRLIRRFLTSGTMNGQLFERSEKGTPQGGPISPLLANIYLNEFDQELARRGHEFDRYADDCNIFVKSPRAGQRVLASVTRFLEHELKLTLNQEKTQVVATNRMKFLGFTLGHTKGRAFPYPVWSAKQRVKQALRRLTKRNRGVSEDQIMAEIRQKMRGWLQYYSLGRMKRFITELDAWLRSRIRQYIWKQWKKAKTRENNLSGLGFTKDEAKLSANTRKGYWRTAHSKTLCRTLTNKELERRGLINLSQTLQQIQSA; encoded by the coding sequence ATGCGAAAATCGCAGAAAACAGAACAAGCTGACCGCCAGCGGATGATAGGTCTGGAAGACCAAAGACAAACTGGGGCGCGTAGTATCGCCTCCGGTGAAGGAGAAAAGATGAGTGGCACTCAGTTTCAAGCATTAGTTTTGGCCCGCAACAACCTGAATTTGGCTTATCAACGTGTGGTCAGGAACAAAGGGGCGGCCGGAGTTGACGGTATGACCGTTGATGAATTGAAACCGTACCTGAAAGTACATCGCGAAGAATTACTCGCAGAATTGGCCAATGGGACTTATAAACCGGCACCAGTCAAGCAAGTCTCAATTCCAAAGCCCAACGGTGGAACGCGTAAGCTTGGCATTCCGACCGTGATCGACCGGCTAGTCCAGCAGGCCGTGGCCCAGGTCCTTTCGCCGATATATGAACAGATCTTCGCCAATAATAGTTTTGGTTTTCGACCCCAACGCAGTGCACATGACGCAGTTCAACAGGTCGTTCAGCTAGATAATGCGGGTTATCACTATGTGGTTGATCTGGATTTGAAGGCCTACTTCGATACGGTTAATCATGACATGCTTATGAAGTTTCTCAAGCAGCGAATTAGTGACCGCTGGATACTACGGCTCATTCGCCGTTTTCTGACTAGTGGCACCATGAATGGGCAATTGTTTGAACGCAGTGAGAAAGGCACACCGCAAGGCGGGCCGATCTCGCCACTGTTAGCGAATATTTATCTCAACGAATTCGACCAAGAACTAGCTAGGCGCGGTCATGAATTTGACCGTTACGCCGATGACTGCAATATCTTTGTTAAAAGTCCACGCGCGGGCCAACGAGTCCTCGCTAGTGTGACTCGTTTTCTCGAGCATGAGTTAAAACTCACGCTCAATCAGGAAAAAACACAAGTGGTCGCCACCAACAGAATGAAGTTCTTAGGGTTTACGTTGGGCCACACTAAAGGCAGGGCTTTTCCCTATCCGGTGTGGTCAGCGAAGCAGCGAGTTAAACAAGCATTGAGGCGGCTGACTAAGCGTAATCGTGGTGTATCCGAAGACCAAATAATGGCAGAGATTCGTCAAAAGATGCGCGGTTGGTTGCAGTATTACAGCTTGGGTAGAATGAAGCGGTTCATCACGGAATTAGATGCGTGGCTGCGGTCACGTATTCGCCAGTACATTTGGAAACAATGGAAGAAAGCCAAAACTAGAGAGAACAACTTGAGCGGATTAGGATTTACGAAAGATGAAGCTAAGCTATCCGCTAACACGCGTAAAGGGTACTGGCGGACAGCGCATAGTAAAACGCTGTGCCGTACCCTAACTAACAAAGAGCTGGAACGTCGTGGACTCATTAACTTGAGTCAGACGCTCCAGCAAATTCAGAGTGCTTAA
- the dprA gene encoding DNA-processing protein DprA: MLPQTFLLKLHLCPGIGQVGELRIAEYLRQRPTAQLDVTQLCQLARLNARQTQHLQQAWLSPQLAMAVRQHQQINTLTWLDAAYPEYLRESYRPPAVLFYQGDLNLLQQPVLALVGARQATNYTQRVLSQFMPALVANQVVTISGLAAGADRMAHLTTLAAHGSTIAVIGTGLDVYYPRVNQALQQRIATTGLVLTEYPLGSSPQRHHFPERNRILAGLCQALCVTEARHHSGSLITANLALQANRNVLAVPGALWQPLSVGCNQLIAAGARPALSATDLLEELAII; the protein is encoded by the coding sequence ATGCTACCCCAAACTTTTTTACTAAAACTGCATCTCTGCCCTGGAATCGGCCAGGTGGGTGAACTGCGTATTGCTGAATACTTACGGCAACGTCCAACAGCTCAATTAGACGTTACACAACTATGTCAGCTAGCACGCTTAAATGCACGACAGACTCAACACTTACAACAAGCTTGGCTGAGCCCACAATTGGCTATGGCTGTACGTCAGCATCAGCAGATCAATACTTTGACCTGGCTTGATGCTGCTTATCCTGAATATTTACGTGAAAGTTATCGCCCGCCGGCTGTATTATTCTATCAAGGTGATTTAAACCTATTGCAGCAGCCGGTATTAGCTTTAGTTGGTGCGCGGCAAGCGACTAATTATACCCAACGTGTGCTCAGCCAATTTATGCCGGCGTTAGTCGCTAATCAAGTCGTGACGATCAGTGGTTTGGCCGCAGGCGCTGATCGAATGGCACATTTAACCACGTTAGCTGCTCATGGTTCGACGATTGCAGTGATTGGTACAGGTCTAGATGTTTATTATCCACGAGTTAATCAAGCACTGCAGCAGCGTATTGCCACAACTGGCCTAGTGTTAACCGAATATCCATTAGGCAGTTCACCGCAGCGGCATCACTTTCCCGAGCGGAACCGAATTCTGGCTGGCTTGTGTCAAGCATTATGTGTGACTGAAGCACGTCACCACAGTGGTAGCTTGATTACCGCTAATTTAGCGTTACAGGCTAATCGTAATGTTTTAGCGGTGCCAGGGGCATTGTGGCAACCACTCTCGGTCGGCTGTAATCAGCTAATTGCTGCCGGTGCGCGGCCGGCACTTTCGGCCACTGATCTACTTGAAGAATTGGCTATTATATGA
- a CDS encoding cobalamin-independent methionine synthase II family protein, which yields MTKTHFQLVGSLLRPASLLDYKNKIEHRDDIQYPFYDAFPGYQAAEAAAVKDVIAKEKAHGIDVLTDGEYTKSMWHLDFIWGFSGIRRFIADSGYNFRDHDGSDFQTRKDIGIEITAPLSGKNHHFLDIYRQLKAQAGDNDVKLTVWSAAHAFVEFGYIDKLYGPDQVYKTVAELHDGLLGAYKEFLTEYKAAGGEIIQFDDCLWEIFASDNKQSPFSTRNISLQDLADVAVNTNNEIADFGHKLGLKVWTHNCRGNYESRHFAEGSYNTIAQKFLHDQHYDRFFLEWDDDRAGDITALKALEDRPNVEVVLGLLSSKTSTLDDEDRALRLLTQASQILNKDQLYLSHQCGFASCDSGNELSEAQQWAKIDQGQKIAAKFWN from the coding sequence ATGACAAAAACACACTTTCAATTAGTCGGTTCCTTACTTCGTCCAGCTAGCTTGCTAGACTATAAAAATAAAATCGAACATCGTGATGATATTCAATATCCGTTTTATGACGCTTTTCCTGGCTATCAAGCCGCTGAAGCTGCAGCGGTGAAGGACGTGATTGCCAAGGAAAAAGCACACGGCATCGATGTATTAACCGATGGTGAATACACGAAATCAATGTGGCATTTAGATTTTATTTGGGGTTTTAGTGGTATTCGCCGGTTCATCGCTGACAGTGGCTATAATTTCCGCGATCATGACGGTAGTGATTTCCAAACGCGTAAAGATATTGGCATCGAGATCACAGCGCCACTTTCCGGTAAGAATCATCATTTTCTTGATATTTACCGACAGCTTAAAGCACAAGCCGGTGACAATGACGTGAAATTAACCGTTTGGAGCGCTGCACATGCCTTTGTTGAATTTGGTTACATCGATAAGCTTTACGGCCCTGACCAAGTTTATAAAACGGTTGCTGAACTACACGATGGTTTGTTAGGTGCTTACAAAGAATTTCTCACTGAATACAAAGCTGCTGGCGGCGAGATCATTCAATTTGATGATTGTTTGTGGGAAATTTTTGCCAGTGACAACAAGCAAAGCCCATTCAGTACCCGCAATATTAGCCTACAGGACCTAGCTGATGTTGCTGTGAACACAAACAATGAGATTGCTGATTTTGGTCACAAATTAGGCTTAAAAGTATGGACCCATAATTGCCGTGGTAACTACGAAAGCCGCCACTTCGCGGAAGGCAGTTACAATACGATTGCGCAAAAGTTTCTCCACGATCAACATTATGATCGCTTCTTCTTAGAATGGGACGATGACCGTGCAGGGGATATCACCGCTTTGAAGGCACTCGAAGATCGGCCTAACGTCGAAGTCGTGCTCGGATTACTGTCCAGTAAAACCAGCACCTTAGACGACGAAGACCGTGCTTTGCGTTTATTGACGCAAGCCAGTCAAATTTTGAATAAGGACCAGTTATACCTGTCGCATCAATGTGGTTTTGCTTCATGCGATTCGGGTAACGAACTGAGTGAAGCTCAACAGTGGGCTAAAATTGACCAAGGGCAAAAGATTGCGGCTAAATTCTGGAATTAA
- a CDS encoding ribonuclease HII, translating to MTESIAQVKQHLSIEPTAEYLAQLATDPRKGVQQCLLQYEKKQAALAAKKVAFLARRQYEDRLWPNYPQIAGIDEVGRGPLAGPVVTAAVILPHDFAVYDVNDSKQLSATKRQLLYRQILEQAVSVSIGISDVATIDRVNILEATKLTMSQAIAGLSVPPDHLLIDAVKLNTDIPTISMFKGDSHSISIAAASIVAKVVRDHLMLAYDQAYPGYDFADNEGYGTAKHLAGLAKYGVTPIHRRSFAPVKKYLA from the coding sequence ATGACTGAATCGATCGCGCAAGTTAAGCAGCATCTTAGCATTGAGCCAACTGCTGAATATTTGGCACAGTTGGCGACTGATCCACGCAAGGGTGTGCAACAATGCTTGCTACAATATGAAAAAAAGCAGGCCGCTTTAGCTGCTAAAAAAGTGGCCTTTTTAGCGCGACGGCAATATGAGGATCGTTTATGGCCAAATTATCCGCAAATCGCTGGAATCGATGAAGTTGGCCGTGGGCCGTTAGCAGGTCCAGTCGTGACCGCGGCCGTGATTTTACCGCATGATTTTGCGGTTTATGATGTCAATGATTCAAAGCAATTATCGGCGACCAAACGGCAACTGCTGTATCGCCAAATTTTGGAGCAAGCGGTTAGTGTATCAATTGGTATCAGTGATGTCGCAACAATTGATCGAGTCAATATTTTAGAGGCGACCAAGTTGACCATGTCGCAGGCCATTGCTGGTTTAAGCGTACCGCCAGATCATTTATTGATCGATGCTGTGAAACTGAATACCGATATTCCGACGATCAGTATGTTTAAAGGTGATAGTCATAGTATCAGTATTGCGGCGGCTAGCATTGTGGCCAAAGTCGTACGTGATCACTTGATGTTGGCTTATGATCAGGCCTATCCAGGCTATGATTTCGCCGATAACGAAGGTTATGGTACAGCCAAGCACTTAGCTGGACTGGCAAAATATGGCGTCACTCCGATTCATCGCCGTAGTTTTGCACCGGTAAAAAAATATTTAGCATAA
- the trmFO gene encoding FADH(2)-oxidizing methylenetetrahydrofolate--tRNA-(uracil(54)-C(5))-methyltransferase TrmFO: MTQNVPHINVIGAGLAGSEAAWQAAQRGVHVDLYEMRPVKTTPAHHTAQFAELVCTNSLRANQITNAVGLLKEEMRQLNSVILAAADQNAVPAGGALAVDREPFSASVTERIKSLPNVTVHNEELTAFPEGPTVVATGPLTSPELAKQIQALNDSDGLYFYDAAAPILDKNSIDFDKVYLKSRYDKGEAAYLNCPMDKQEFETFYKALITAETAEMHGFEDEKFFEGCMPIEVMAKRGLKTMLFGPLKPVGLEDPRTGKQPYAVIQLRQDNAAGSLYNIVGFQTHLKWGEQKRVFRLIPGLENAEFVRYGVMHRNTFMRSPELLEPTYQSKKRADLFFAGQMTGVEGYVESAASGLVAGLNAARLAQEQAPVVFPQETAIGAMAHYITHTSAKHFQPMNANFGIVKALPQKIRDKQLRNQTLAERSLATLAEFKQQL; the protein is encoded by the coding sequence ATGACACAAAATGTCCCCCATATCAATGTGATCGGTGCCGGTTTAGCTGGTAGTGAAGCCGCTTGGCAAGCAGCACAACGCGGTGTCCATGTTGATCTTTATGAAATGCGACCAGTAAAAACGACACCCGCTCATCACACAGCCCAATTTGCTGAATTAGTTTGTACCAATTCGTTGCGGGCAAATCAAATTACCAATGCGGTGGGTTTATTAAAAGAAGAAATGCGCCAACTTAATTCAGTAATTTTAGCAGCAGCGGATCAAAATGCCGTCCCGGCTGGTGGGGCTTTAGCTGTCGATCGGGAACCTTTTTCAGCTTCAGTGACCGAACGAATCAAATCATTGCCTAATGTGACTGTGCATAACGAAGAACTAACGGCCTTTCCCGAAGGACCAACAGTCGTTGCTACTGGTCCGTTGACTTCACCAGAATTGGCCAAGCAGATCCAAGCGCTTAACGATAGCGATGGCTTGTACTTTTACGATGCCGCCGCACCGATCCTCGATAAAAATAGTATTGATTTTGATAAAGTTTATCTGAAATCACGCTATGATAAAGGTGAAGCTGCCTACCTTAATTGCCCAATGGACAAGCAAGAATTTGAAACTTTCTATAAGGCCTTGATCACCGCAGAAACCGCTGAAATGCATGGCTTTGAAGATGAAAAGTTTTTTGAAGGCTGTATGCCAATCGAAGTGATGGCGAAACGTGGGTTAAAAACCATGCTGTTTGGACCGTTGAAACCAGTTGGTTTAGAAGATCCACGAACCGGTAAACAACCTTATGCCGTCATTCAGCTACGCCAGGACAACGCTGCAGGAAGCCTGTACAATATCGTCGGCTTCCAGACCCATTTAAAATGGGGCGAGCAAAAGCGGGTTTTTCGCTTGATCCCTGGTCTAGAAAACGCTGAATTCGTACGTTATGGCGTCATGCATCGTAATACGTTTATGCGTTCTCCAGAGTTACTTGAACCGACGTACCAATCTAAAAAGCGAGCTGATTTATTCTTTGCTGGTCAGATGACTGGTGTTGAGGGTTATGTTGAAAGTGCTGCTAGCGGCTTAGTGGCTGGGCTCAATGCTGCTCGCTTGGCGCAGGAACAGGCACCAGTCGTTTTCCCACAAGAAACAGCAATTGGTGCGATGGCGCATTATATTACCCATACTAGTGCTAAGCATTTCCAACCAATGAACGCTAACTTTGGTATCGTTAAGGCGTTACCGCAAAAAATCCGCGATAAACAATTGCGTAATCAAACTTTAGCTGAGCGTTCTTTAGCAACTTTAGCTGAATTTAAGCAACAACTATAG
- the hslV gene encoding HslVU peptidase proteolytic subunit, translating to MTGIKFEATTICAVQHNGHAAMAGDGQVTMGEKVIMKGTAKKVRRIYNDEVVVGFAGSVADAFNLEERFEKKLNEYSGNLSRAAVELAQDWRADQTLQKLEALLIVMNKDQLLMVSGNGEVIEPDDNVLAIGSGGNYALAAAKALTTNAKDMSAHDIAHAAISIAGDIDIFTNHNIIVEDL from the coding sequence ATGACAGGTATAAAATTTGAAGCAACAACGATCTGCGCAGTACAGCACAATGGCCATGCGGCAATGGCTGGTGACGGCCAGGTGACCATGGGCGAAAAAGTAATTATGAAGGGTACTGCCAAAAAAGTGCGTCGTATCTATAACGATGAAGTTGTTGTCGGTTTTGCTGGCAGTGTTGCCGACGCCTTTAATCTAGAAGAGCGTTTTGAAAAGAAACTCAATGAATATAGCGGTAATTTATCTCGTGCGGCCGTTGAATTAGCTCAAGACTGGCGTGCTGATCAAACTTTGCAGAAGTTGGAAGCCTTGTTGATCGTGATGAATAAAGATCAATTATTGATGGTTTCTGGTAATGGCGAAGTGATCGAACCAGATGATAATGTTTTAGCCATCGGTTCAGGCGGTAACTATGCATTAGCAGCCGCTAAAGCCTTAACTACCAATGCTAAAGACATGAGTGCACATGATATTGCTCACGCCGCAATCAGCATCGCCGGAGACATTGATATTTTCACTAACCATAATATTATTGTTGAAGATCTATAA
- the xerC gene encoding tyrosine recombinase XerC, whose amino-acid sequence MLELNWLDLFIQYLNVERQYSPETSKAYQEDILSFINFLKNNGGVDSFKAIKLLDVRTYLSYLYEQQYSRNSVSRKISSLRSFYNYLVKNSFVAVNPFTSVQLKRHNAHLPRFFYEKEMQALFDAAQGDRPLDLRNSALLEVLYATGIRVSECVNLTLDAVDFDLSVMLIHGKGNKDRYVPFGHFAAEALDRYLTDCRTPLMTKYHAEHDYVFVNHYGKQLTATGVEYILNQIIKKSSLTSDIHPHMLRHTFATHLLNNGADLRTVQELLGHSSLSTTQIYTHVTTEHLQQDYRKYFPRAKS is encoded by the coding sequence TTGCTTGAATTAAATTGGCTCGATTTATTTATTCAGTATTTAAATGTAGAGCGACAATATAGTCCAGAAACCAGTAAGGCATATCAGGAAGATATTTTAAGTTTTATTAATTTTCTCAAGAACAATGGTGGCGTCGATTCTTTTAAAGCGATAAAATTATTAGATGTACGAACCTATTTGAGTTACTTATATGAACAGCAATACAGTCGTAATTCGGTGTCGCGTAAAATTTCAAGTTTACGTTCGTTTTACAATTATTTAGTCAAAAATAGTTTTGTGGCGGTCAATCCATTTACTTCCGTTCAGTTAAAGCGGCACAATGCACATTTACCGCGTTTTTTTTACGAAAAGGAAATGCAAGCGTTATTTGATGCTGCCCAAGGAGATCGGCCTTTAGACCTACGTAATTCGGCGTTACTTGAGGTATTATATGCCACAGGGATCCGGGTCAGCGAATGTGTTAACCTAACTTTAGACGCCGTTGATTTTGACCTTAGCGTGATGTTGATCCATGGTAAAGGTAACAAAGATCGTTACGTTCCGTTTGGCCATTTTGCGGCTGAGGCCCTGGATCGATATTTAACCGATTGCCGCACCCCATTAATGACTAAATATCATGCTGAACATGATTATGTTTTCGTTAATCATTATGGCAAACAGCTGACGGCTACCGGTGTTGAATACATTTTGAATCAGATCATTAAGAAAAGTAGTCTGACCTCGGATATTCATCCCCATATGTTACGGCACACTTTTGCCACGCATTTGTTAAATAATGGTGCGGACTTGCGGACTGTGCAAGAATTGTTAGGTCATAGTAGCCTCTCAACCACACAGATCTACACACACGTCACCACCGAGCACTTACAACAGGATTATCGGAAATACTTTCCACGAGCAAAATCTTAA
- the topA gene encoding type I DNA topoisomerase gives MAYKNLVIVESPSKAKTIEKYLGRNYKVVASLGHIRDLPKSKMGVDFENNYEPHYISIRGKGDVIKDLKKYAKKAEHVYLASDPDREGEAIAWHVSHILGLDPAGKNRVTFNEITKDAVKNAFKSPRSIDMDLVDAQQARRIMDRIVGYSISPLLWKKVKKGLSAGRVQSIALKLIIDRENEIKAFKPEEYWTIDSQFKKGTKKFEASFYGIAGKKKALKNEKAAQEVVDRIDPKADFDIVKVTKRERKRFPQAPFTTSSLQQEAVRRLNFRTRKTMMVAQQLYEGINLGGRQGTVGLITYMRTDSTRISQVAKHEASHFLHENYGEEFAALKIHKTKNPEGSQDAHEAIRPSSVLRTPKSLEGVLNKDQMKLYQLIWSRFLASQMTPAILDTMAVTIEQNGVTYKANGSKMKFAGFTKVYDSGKADKKDNMLPDLAEGDTVKLVKNDPNQHFTQPPARFSEATLIKTLEENGVGRPSTYAPTIETIQRRYYVKLEAKRFEPTELGEIVNSIIVDFFPDIVNIDFTAGLENDLDGIEAGKRQWIKVVDEFYQPFEKEVTSAETKIEKVQIKDEPAGFDCDICGAPMVIKLGRYGKFYACSRFPDCRNTKPITKEIGVICPQCHEGQVVERKSKKKRIFYGCSRYPDCDFVTWDKPVGRDCPKDGHYLVEKKVKGGKQVVCPNGDYEEPVQK, from the coding sequence ATGGCGTATAAAAACCTCGTGATCGTTGAATCACCATCAAAAGCCAAGACGATTGAAAAATATCTCGGCCGCAATTACAAAGTCGTGGCGAGTCTCGGCCATATTCGCGACTTACCTAAAAGTAAAATGGGGGTCGACTTCGAAAATAATTACGAACCACATTACATTTCCATTCGTGGTAAAGGTGATGTGATTAAAGACTTAAAAAAATATGCTAAAAAGGCGGAACACGTTTACCTAGCATCTGATCCCGATCGTGAAGGTGAAGCAATTGCTTGGCACGTGTCCCATATTTTAGGCCTTGATCCAGCTGGTAAAAATCGAGTCACCTTTAACGAAATCACTAAAGATGCCGTTAAGAATGCTTTTAAATCACCGCGCAGTATCGATATGGATTTAGTTGATGCCCAGCAAGCGCGGCGGATCATGGACCGAATTGTTGGTTATTCGATTTCGCCATTATTATGGAAGAAAGTTAAAAAAGGCCTTAGTGCCGGCCGCGTTCAATCGATTGCTTTGAAACTGATCATTGATCGTGAAAATGAAATCAAAGCTTTTAAGCCAGAAGAATACTGGACGATCGATTCGCAATTTAAAAAAGGGACGAAAAAATTTGAAGCTAGTTTTTACGGTATCGCTGGTAAAAAGAAAGCTTTGAAGAATGAAAAAGCGGCCCAGGAAGTTGTTGATCGCATCGATCCTAAGGCTGACTTTGATATTGTTAAAGTGACTAAGCGTGAACGTAAACGATTCCCACAAGCACCGTTTACGACTAGTTCTTTACAGCAAGAAGCTGTACGTCGCTTGAATTTCCGTACACGGAAAACCATGATGGTGGCCCAGCAATTGTACGAAGGTATCAACCTTGGTGGACGGCAAGGAACAGTCGGTTTGATTACCTATATGCGGACTGACTCAACCCGGATCTCGCAGGTTGCCAAGCACGAAGCCAGCCATTTTCTCCATGAAAACTATGGTGAAGAGTTTGCGGCCTTGAAGATTCATAAAACTAAGAACCCTGAAGGCTCGCAGGACGCCCATGAAGCAATTCGACCATCATCTGTTTTGCGGACACCGAAGAGTCTTGAAGGTGTTTTGAACAAAGACCAGATGAAATTATACCAACTGATTTGGTCACGTTTCTTGGCTAGCCAAATGACACCAGCAATTTTGGATACGATGGCGGTTACGATTGAGCAAAATGGGGTCACTTATAAAGCCAATGGTTCCAAGATGAAGTTTGCTGGTTTTACTAAAGTTTATGATTCAGGTAAAGCGGACAAGAAGGACAACATGCTGCCTGACTTAGCTGAGGGCGATACGGTCAAGTTAGTTAAAAATGATCCTAATCAGCATTTTACTCAGCCACCAGCACGTTTTTCTGAAGCAACTTTGATCAAAACGCTGGAAGAAAATGGCGTTGGTCGGCCATCGACTTACGCACCAACTATTGAGACGATTCAACGGCGCTACTACGTTAAGCTAGAAGCTAAGCGGTTTGAACCAACCGAATTAGGTGAAATCGTTAATAGTATTATCGTTGATTTTTTCCCGGATATCGTCAATATTGACTTTACTGCTGGATTAGAAAATGATCTTGATGGCATTGAAGCTGGTAAGCGCCAGTGGATCAAGGTCGTTGATGAGTTTTACCAACCGTTTGAAAAGGAAGTCACCTCGGCAGAAACTAAGATCGAAAAAGTCCAGATCAAGGACGAACCAGCTGGTTTTGATTGTGATATTTGTGGGGCACCAATGGTGATCAAACTCGGCCGTTACGGTAAGTTTTATGCCTGCAGTCGCTTTCCTGATTGTCGCAACACCAAGCCAATCACTAAAGAAATCGGCGTTATTTGTCCACAATGTCACGAAGGACAAGTGGTTGAACGTAAGTCTAAGAAAAAGCGAATCTTCTATGGTTGCAGTCGCTACCCTGACTGTGATTTTGTGACCTGGGATAAGCCGGTCGGCCGTGATTGTCCCAAAGATGGTCATTATTTAGTCGAGAAAAAAGTCAAAGGTGGTAAGCAAGTCGTTTGCCCAAATGGCGATTACGAAGAACCTGTCCAGAAATAG